The following are encoded together in the Pseudomonas maumuensis genome:
- the rlmF gene encoding 23S rRNA (adenine(1618)-N(6))-methyltransferase RlmF, producing MTQKPTLHPRNRHQGRYDFPALIKAHPDLARFTITNPYGKPSIDFANPEAVRVFNRTLLKAQYGIQHWDIPADYLCPPIPGRADYIHVLADLLGEDNGGEIPRGAQVHALDIGVGANCIYPLLGHSDYRWRFTGSDIDGVALASAKAIVQANKLDKAIGLRLQANRKHILSGLLQADERFDLTLCNPPFHASREEATRGSQRKWKNLGKQDPKRKLPVLNFGGQNNELWCEGGEIRFVSQLVAESAQYAAQVLWFTSLVSKASNLPGIEAALKKAGVKALRIIEMGQGQKQSRMVAWSFQDDGARQQWHALRKSRA from the coding sequence ATGACCCAGAAACCCACCCTGCACCCGCGCAACCGCCACCAGGGCCGCTACGACTTCCCCGCCCTGATCAAGGCACATCCGGACCTGGCCCGCTTCACCATCACCAACCCCTACGGCAAGCCCAGCATCGACTTCGCCAACCCCGAGGCCGTGCGGGTGTTCAACCGCACCCTGCTCAAGGCCCAGTACGGCATCCAGCACTGGGACATCCCCGCCGACTACCTGTGCCCACCGATCCCCGGCCGCGCCGACTACATCCACGTGCTGGCCGACCTGCTGGGCGAGGACAACGGTGGTGAAATCCCTCGCGGCGCCCAGGTGCATGCTCTGGATATCGGCGTCGGCGCCAACTGTATCTACCCCCTGCTCGGGCACAGCGACTACCGCTGGCGCTTCACCGGCTCCGATATCGACGGCGTAGCCCTGGCCTCGGCCAAGGCCATCGTCCAGGCCAACAAGCTCGACAAGGCCATCGGCCTGCGCCTGCAAGCGAATCGCAAGCACATCCTCAGCGGCCTGCTGCAGGCCGACGAGCGCTTCGACCTGACCCTATGCAACCCGCCCTTCCACGCCTCGCGCGAGGAAGCCACCCGCGGCAGCCAGCGCAAATGGAAGAACCTCGGCAAGCAGGACCCCAAGCGCAAGCTGCCAGTGCTGAACTTCGGCGGGCAGAACAATGAACTGTGGTGCGAAGGTGGCGAGATCCGCTTCGTCTCCCAGTTGGTCGCCGAAAGCGCGCAGTACGCCGCCCAGGTGCTGTGGTTCACCAGCCTGGTGTCCAAGGCCAGCAACCTGCCGGGTATCGAGGCAGCCTTGAAAAAGGCCGGGGTGAAGGCCCTGCGCATCATCGAGATGGGCCAGGGGCAGAAGCAGAGCCGCATGGTCGCCTGGAGCTTCCAGGACGATGGCGCACGCCAGCAATGGCACGCCCTGCGTAAATCACGGGCATGA